The following coding sequences lie in one Seriola aureovittata isolate HTS-2021-v1 ecotype China chromosome 5, ASM2101889v1, whole genome shotgun sequence genomic window:
- the rimbp2b gene encoding RIMS-binding protein 2 isoform X7: MTSSGAADHDMRLGRHANCSVMGTMGCQKTCRVEKLLKQSQREVVWSQRQRLATSKKNSRMSGTDKLRNEVLPHHLPSVQRLDSIRQQDNRRALRLNEETLSHQRLKQKLLETEISTRRKECEALEAEVKKKNQTCQTLENELQDFLQENKHLNLQLFKNSHKASEYEKVKSEYAQLKEALGAVTQERDLALWERNQLQGKLENLEQVLKHMREAAERRQQLELEHEQALAVLNAKQQEIDLLQKAKVRELEEKCRTQSEQFNLLSKELEKFRLQAGKFDILSTEPLTVCESPGSPNKSLSQLLNGLAAPLGKGNEAPTSRSLISEFIRPLQISGDKPELLSVKPTFLTRTRGSSPARAFLSEMDKELRSTTRSKPRFTGKVRLCIARYSYNPYDGPNEHPEAELPLVAGKYLYVYGTMDEDGFYEGELLDGQRGLVPSNFVDFVQDEETPSVQHRDTVAKEPGYLNHSSLGPQRLGVGTGTGTGTSISSLLSDSKLDCLSTSSLGMDLLGSSSNGTGTLDVSIDEVGEDIVPYPRRINLIKQLAKSVIIGWDPPVVPPGWGSISGYNVLVDKEVRMSVPYGGRTKSLIEKLNLATNTYRISVQSITDRGPSDELRCTLLVGKDVVVAPYYLRVDSITQVSAELSWMPSNSNYSHTIFLNGAEYDMVKAGGYKYKFFNLKPMTVYKVKVVAQPHQVPWQLPMDQREKREISVEFCTQPAVCVLCSPGPPLPPQEVQVQCGQTPGVLQIRWKPPTLTPSGTSNGASVIGYAVCTKGQKIAEVLYPTADYVTVELNRIQCLEAREVIVRTLSTQGESQDSPVAVIPHNLLGSPRLSHRTTAPPHPIPHPQSHPVHSQTHPPYPSTYPPNHPQPQMQPLPRAQPHTLPHAQPHSQPVCHPPPPPPHSQPHFQCHPMPKSKTLVSAREPETKEHEVGLRPAQPWERSPSPLPPMRGSNLEPPHFQPRRSPSPQRILPQPQGVPIPNTIAKAMAREAAQRVFAEGNRVEKRNIFSERGNALHPLNSDEEEDGYDSPHARRRGASVDEFLRGSELGRQHHHYHYSHSEEYHTESSRGSDLSDIMEEDEEDLYSEMQLEEGRRRSINSHNTLKAYYKRQDLAEERDCWDLQREVVKQKSLRSKRLHSIPEVAEEESESVDSMGQRLCFEEGGRPGTPHTQRRMYSQDTHMYNHLTPSKTSRHLQRQRSSPRFTDSRYCYSADDRSLGRPNRQNTKSPDSGLDCGSEEEGSLGRGHRGYYAHGSPLRGPVRIIHCEGPVERRALAMGRKRTLTRQCSVEEDFSDVPVTATKSVHRGDFRNREHFGPGREAGPRNYSREGALSEGRLNELDRVYYSPHREARAQSLSRLNRDQPLIIGNSPSHGSADRLDHSGRRPVHIGTPPQRRPIPSIEITMDSNSEGSEGNLSPVKEDVYYGSVARRRIWRSMSSEDQYDGYGGRRHGRGRRSPDYYEESEPEELTRVFVALFDYDPLSMSPNPDAADEELPFKEGQIIKVFGNKDTDGFYRAEIRERVGLIPCNMVSEIQTEDDEMMDQLLKQGFLPLNTPVEKLVNCDRFKDGRSINRRSRKSKRERNRRSGRQHPMSTRRMVALYDYDPRESSPNVDVEYEGNRLNEEAELTFCAGDVITVFGEIDEDGFYYGELNGHKGLVPSNFLEEVPDDVEVFLTDSPSRYPQDNPARIKTKRVPLEKSGPPRRAASPTVRPHIPGSGPATVGPGSPIRAPVDMYSSKKRKGLLSKGKKLLQRLGAVK; the protein is encoded by the exons GAGAATGAGCTTCAAGATTTTCTCCAGGAGAACAAGCACTTGAACCTCCAGTTGTTCAAAAATAGCCACAAGGCATCTGAGTATGAGAAG GTGAAGTCTGAGTATGCCCAGCTCAAAGAGGCCCTTGGTGCTGTGACGCAGGAGAGAGATTTAGCCCTGTGGGAGAGGAACCAGCTCCAAGGCAAACTGGAGAACCTAGAGCAGGTGCTCAAG CATATGCGTGAGGCTGCGGAGCGGAGGCAGCAGCTAGAGTTGGAGCATGAGCAGGCCTTGGCTGTACTCAATGCAAAGCAGCAGGAGATTGACCTTCTTCAGAAG GCCAAAGTCCGTGAGCTGGAGGAAAAATGTCGGACTCAGAGTGAGCAGTTCAACCTCCTGTCTAAAGAGCTGGAGAAGTTCCGGCTCCAGGCTGGGAAGTTTGATATCCTCAGCACTGAACCCTTAACTGTATGTGAATCTCCCGGGTCGCCCAACAAATCCCTGTCCCAGCTCCTTAATGGACTGGCTGCCCCCTTAGGAAAAG GCAATGAGGCTCCAACAAGCAGATCTTTGATATCTGAGTTCATTCGACCACTCCAGATCAGTGGAGACAAGCCCGAGCTCCTCTCTGTCAAGCCAACATTCCTCACTCGCACTCGAGGCAGCAGCCCAGCACGGGCTTTCCTCTCTGAG ATGGACAAAGAGCTCAGATCAACCACAAGGTCCAAACCAAGATTCACAGGGAAGGTTCGTCTGTGTATTGCTCGGTACAG TTACAATCCTTATGATGGGCCCAATGAGCATCCTGAGGCAGAGCTCCCCTTGGTGGCAGGGAAGTACCTCTACGTTTACGGGACAATGGACGAGGATGGCTTTTATGAAG gAGAGCTGCTGGATGGACAGCGGGGACTCGTCCCATCCAATTTTGTGGATTTTGTCCAAGATGAGGAGACACCCTCTGTCCAGCACAGGGACACAGTGGCTAAAGAACCTGGCTACCTCAACCACAGTAGCCTGGGGCCTCAGAGACTGGGGGTCGGCACAGGAACAGGGACAGGAACAAGCATAAGCAGCCTGCTGTCTGACAGTAAACTAGACTGTCTAAGCACCAGCAGCTTGGGCATGGACCTCCTGGGCTCTTCCAGCAATGGGACAGGAACCCTGGATGTCAGCATTGACGAGGTCGGTGAAGACATTGTGCCTTATCCCCGCCGCATCAACCTGATTAAACAACTGGCCAAGAGTGTAATTATTGGCTGGGATCCTCCTGTGGTCCCACCAGGCTGGGGCTCCATCAGTGGCTACAATGTCTTGGTGGATAAAGAGGTTCGCATGAGTGTCCCCTACGGGGGCAGGACGAAATCGCTTATTGAAAAGCTCAATCTGGCCACCAACACCTACCGTATCTCTGTGCAGAGCATCACTGATCGCGGCCCGTCGGACGAGCTCCGGTGCACTCTGCTCGTGGGAAAGGATGTTGTGGTGGCACCTTACTATTTGCGGGTGGACAGCATCACACAGGTCTCTGCTGAGCTCTCTTGGATGCCAAGCAACAGCAACTACAGTCACACTATCTTCCTCAATGGTGCAGAGTATGACATGGTCAAGGCCGGAGGCTACAAGTACAAGTTCTTCAACCTGAAGCCCATGACAGTTTACAAGGTGAAAGTTGTGGCGCAGCCGCATCAGGTGCCTTGGCAGCTTCCGATGGAtcaaagagagaagagggaaatcTCGGTGGAGTTCTGCACTCAGCCTGCAG tgtgtgtgttgtgctccCCAGggccccctctccctccccaggAGGTGCAAGTCCAGTGTGGTCAGACTCCTGGGGTCCTGCAGATCAGATGGAAGCCGCCGACTCTGACACCTTCAGGAACCTCCAACGGGGCCAGTGTGATTGGCTATGCTGTGTGCACAAAGGGACAAAAG ATAGCAGAGGTCTTGTACCCCACAGCAGACTATGTGACCGTGGAGTTAAACAGGATTCAGTGTCTGGAGGCCAGGGAAGTCATTGTAAGGACGTTATCGACTCAAGGAGAGTCCCAGGACTCGCCAGTGGCCGTCATCCCGCACAATCTCTTGGGATCTCCACGTCTGTCCCACCGAACCACCGCACCTCCCCACCCTATCCCTCACCCGCAGTCCCACCCAGTGCACTCACAAACCCATCCTCCTTACCCATCGACGTACCCCCCAAATCACCCTCAGCCCCAGATGCAGCCTCTGCCTCGAGCCCAGCCCCACACGCTGCCCCACGCACAGCCACACTCACAGCCCGTCTGtcacccacctcctcctcctcctcattcccAGCCTCATTTCCAGTGCCACCCCATGCCCAAGTCCAAGACGTTAGTAAGTGCCAGAGAGCCAGAAACCAAAGAGCATGAGGTGGGCCTGCGGCCAGCCCAGCCCTGGGAGCGCTCCCCCTCTCCGCTGCCTCCCATGCGCGGATCTAACTTAGAGCCGCCGCACTTCCAGCCACGGCGATCGCCCTCTCCACAGAGGATCCTGCCGCAGCCTCAGGGAGTCCCCATCCCCAACACCATCGCCAAGGCCATGGCCAGGGAAGCTGCCCAGAGAGTGTTTGCCGAGGGTAACCGG GTTGAGAAAAGGAATATCTTTAGTGAACGAGGTAACGCCTTGCATCCACTCAACtcggatgaggaggaggatggctACGACTCTCCTCAtgcgaggaggagaggagcctCGGTGGATGAATTCCTCAGAGGCTCAGAGTTGGGCAGACAG CACCATCATTACCACTACAGCCACAGTGAGGAGTACCACACGGAGAGCAGCCGGGGTTCTGACCTGTCTGACATAatggaggaggacgaggaagatCTTTACTCTGAGATGCAACTAGAGGAGGGCCGCAGGCGCAGTATCAACTCTCACAACACTCTTAAG GCATATTACAAGCGTCAGGACTTAGCTGAGGAGAGAGACTGCTGGGACCTCCAGCGGGAGGTGGTGAAGCAGAAGTCGCTCCGGAGCAAGCGTCTCCACAGCATCCCCGAGGTGGCCGAGGAGGAGTCGGAAAGCGTGGACAGCATGGGCCAACGCCTGTGCTTCGAAGAGGGCGGGCGACCGGGAACGCCACACACTCAGCGGAGGATGTACTCCCAAGACACCCACATGTACAACCATCTCACCCCCAGCAAGACCTCCCGCCACCTGCAGCGCCAGCGCTCCTCCCCTCGCTTCACCGATAGCCGCTACTGCTACAGTGCAGACGACCGCAGCCTGGGCCGCCCCAACCGCCAAAACACCAAGAGTCCTGACAGCGGTTTAGACTGCGGCAGTGAGGAAGAAGGCTCGCTAGGGCGGGGTCACCGAGGCTACTATGCTCACGGGAGCCCACTGCGGGGACCTGTGCGCATCATTCACTGTGAGGGCCCGGTAGAAAGGCGGGCGCTGGCTATGGGCCGTAAAAGAACTCTGACCCGCCAGTGCAGCGTGGAGGAGGACTTCTCTGACGTCCCAGTGACTGCAACCAAGTCGGTACACAGGGGTGACTTTAGGAACAGGGAGCACTTTGGGCCTGGTCGGGAGGCCGGGCCACGAAACTACTCCAGGGAAGGGGCCCTGAGCGAGGGCAGGCTGAACGAGCTGGACAGGGTCTATTACAGCCCCCACAGGGAGGCTAGGGCCCAGTCTTTGTCCAGGCTCAACCGGGACCAGCCGCTG ATCATTGGGAACTCACCATCACATGGAAGCGCCGATCGTCTGGACCACTCAGGGAGGAGGCCGGTTCACATCGGCACCCCCCCTCAGCGACGACCCATTCCATCCATTG AGATCACCATGGACAGTAacagtgaggggagtgaggggaACCTCTCACCCGTCAAGGAGGATGTTTACTATGGCAGTGTAGCTCGGCGCAGGATATGGCGATCTATGTCCTCAGAGGATCAATATG ACGGCTATGGCGGTCGCAGGCACGGGCGGGGACGGCGTTCCCCGGATTACTATGAGGAATCAGAGCCAGAGGAGCTGACCCGTGTGTTTGTGGCTCTGTTTGACTATGACCCCCTGTCCATGTCTCCCAAccctgatgctgctgatgaggaGCTGCCATTCAAGGAGGGCCAGATCATCAAG GTGTTTGGGAATAAAGATACGGATGGCTTCTACAGGGCGGAGATTCGAGAACGAGTGGGTCTGATCCCCTGTAACATGGTCTCTGAGATCCAAACAGAGGACGATGAGATGATGGACCAACTCCTTAAACAGGGCTTCCTGCCACTCAACACTCCTGTGGAGAAGTTAG TGAACTGCGACCGTTTCAAAGATGGCCGCTCAATAAATCGCAGGTCCAGAAAGTCCAAGAGAG AGAGGAACAGGCGGAGCGGCCGTCAACACCCGATGTCAACACGGAGAATGGTCGCCCTGTACGACTACGACCCCAGAGAGAGCTCCCCTAACGTTGATGTAGAG TATGAGGGCAACAGACTGAATGAGGAG GCTGAACTGACTTTCTGTGCCGGTGACGTCATCACAGTTTTTGGTGAAATAGATGAAGATGGCTTTTACTAT GGCGAGCTCAATGGACACAAAGGACTTGTTCCTTCCAACTTTCTAGAAGAAGTGCCTGATGATGTAGAGGTTTTTCTCACTGACTCACCATCTCGATACCCCCAGGACAATCCAGCACGGATAAAGACCAAAAGG GTTCCATTGGAAAAATCGGGTCCGCCCAGAAGAGCAGCCTCTCCCACAGTGCGTCCACACATCCCTGGCTCTGGCCCTGCCACCGTGGGGCCCGGCAGTCCCATCAGGGCCCCAGTGGACATGTACTCCTCCAAAAAGAGAAAGGGACTGCTCTCCAAAGGGAAGAAACTATTGCAAAGACTTGGCGCTGTAAAATAA
- the rimbp2b gene encoding RIMS-binding protein 2 isoform X21 has protein sequence MTSSGAADHDMRLGRHANCSVMGTMGCQKTCRVEKLLKQSQREVVWSQRQRLATSKKNSRMSGTDKLRNEVLPHHLPSVQRLDSIRQQDNRRALRLNEETLSHQRLKQKLLETEISTRRKECEALEAEVKKKNQTCQTLENELQDFLQENKHLNLQLFKNSHKASEYEKVKSEYAQLKEALGAVTQERDLALWERNQLQGKLENLEQVLKHMREAAERRQQLELEHEQALAVLNAKQQEIDLLQKAQVEAKKEHEGAVHLLENHLDSMQAKVRELEEKCRTQSEQFNLLSKELEKFRLQAGKFDILSTEPLTVCESPGSPNKSLSQLLNGLAAPLGKGNEAPTSRSLISEFIRPLQISGDKPELLSVKPTFLTRTRGSSPARAFLSEMDKELRSTTRSKPRFTGKVRLCIARYSYNPYDGPNEHPEAELPLVAGKYLYVYGTMDEDGFYEGELLDGQRGLVPSNFVDFVQDEETPSVQHRDTVAKEPGYLNHSSLGPQRLGVGTGTGTGTSISSLLSDSKLDCLSTSSLGMDLLGSSSNGTGTLDVSIDEVGEDIVPYPRRINLIKQLAKSVIIGWDPPVVPPGWGSISGYNVLVDKEVRMSVPYGGRTKSLIEKLNLATNTYRISVQSITDRGPSDELRCTLLVGKDVVVAPYYLRVDSITQVSAELSWMPSNSNYSHTIFLNGAEYDMVKAGGYKYKFFNLKPMTVYKVKVVAQPHQVPWQLPMDQREKREISVEFCTQPAVCVLCSPGPPLPPQEVQVQCGQTPGVLQIRWKPPTLTPSGTSNGASVIGYAVCTKGQKIAEVLYPTADYVTVELNRIQCLEAREVIVRTLSTQGESQDSPVAVIPHNLLGSPRLSHRTTAPPHPIPHPQSHPVHSQTHPPYPSTYPPNHPQPQMQPLPRAQPHTLPHAQPHSQPVCHPPPPPPHSQPHFQCHPMPKSKTLVSAREPETKEHEVGLRPAQPWERSPSPLPPMRGSNLEPPHFQPRRSPSPQRILPQPQGVPIPNTIAKAMAREAAQRVFAEGNRVEKRNIFSERGNALHPLNSDEEEDGYDSPHARRRGASVDEFLRGSELGRQHHHYHYSHSEEYHTESSRGSDLSDIMEEDEEDLYSEMQLEEGRRRSINSHNTLKIIGNSPSHGSADRLDHSGRRPVHIGTPPQRRPIPSIEITMDSNSEGSEGNLSPVKEDVYYGSVARRRIWRSMSSEDQYDGYGGRRHGRGRRSPDYYEESEPEELTRVFVALFDYDPLSMSPNPDAADEELPFKEGQIIKVFGNKDTDGFYRAEIRERVGLIPCNMVSEIQTEDDEMMDQLLKQGFLPLNTPVEKLERNRRSGRQHPMSTRRMVALYDYDPRESSPNVDVEAELTFCAGDVITVFGEIDEDGFYYGELNGHKGLVPSNFLEEVPDDVEVFLTDSPSRYPQDNPARIKTKRVPLEKSGPPRRAASPTVRPHIPGSGPATVGPGSPIRAPVDMYSSKKRKGLLSKGKKLLQRLGAVK, from the exons GAGAATGAGCTTCAAGATTTTCTCCAGGAGAACAAGCACTTGAACCTCCAGTTGTTCAAAAATAGCCACAAGGCATCTGAGTATGAGAAG GTGAAGTCTGAGTATGCCCAGCTCAAAGAGGCCCTTGGTGCTGTGACGCAGGAGAGAGATTTAGCCCTGTGGGAGAGGAACCAGCTCCAAGGCAAACTGGAGAACCTAGAGCAGGTGCTCAAG CATATGCGTGAGGCTGCGGAGCGGAGGCAGCAGCTAGAGTTGGAGCATGAGCAGGCCTTGGCTGTACTCAATGCAAAGCAGCAGGAGATTGACCTTCTTCAGAAG GCTCAGGTTGAGGCTAAAAAGGAACATGAAGGCGCTGTCCATCTGTTAGAG AACCACTTGGACAGCATGCAG GCCAAAGTCCGTGAGCTGGAGGAAAAATGTCGGACTCAGAGTGAGCAGTTCAACCTCCTGTCTAAAGAGCTGGAGAAGTTCCGGCTCCAGGCTGGGAAGTTTGATATCCTCAGCACTGAACCCTTAACTGTATGTGAATCTCCCGGGTCGCCCAACAAATCCCTGTCCCAGCTCCTTAATGGACTGGCTGCCCCCTTAGGAAAAG GCAATGAGGCTCCAACAAGCAGATCTTTGATATCTGAGTTCATTCGACCACTCCAGATCAGTGGAGACAAGCCCGAGCTCCTCTCTGTCAAGCCAACATTCCTCACTCGCACTCGAGGCAGCAGCCCAGCACGGGCTTTCCTCTCTGAG ATGGACAAAGAGCTCAGATCAACCACAAGGTCCAAACCAAGATTCACAGGGAAGGTTCGTCTGTGTATTGCTCGGTACAG TTACAATCCTTATGATGGGCCCAATGAGCATCCTGAGGCAGAGCTCCCCTTGGTGGCAGGGAAGTACCTCTACGTTTACGGGACAATGGACGAGGATGGCTTTTATGAAG gAGAGCTGCTGGATGGACAGCGGGGACTCGTCCCATCCAATTTTGTGGATTTTGTCCAAGATGAGGAGACACCCTCTGTCCAGCACAGGGACACAGTGGCTAAAGAACCTGGCTACCTCAACCACAGTAGCCTGGGGCCTCAGAGACTGGGGGTCGGCACAGGAACAGGGACAGGAACAAGCATAAGCAGCCTGCTGTCTGACAGTAAACTAGACTGTCTAAGCACCAGCAGCTTGGGCATGGACCTCCTGGGCTCTTCCAGCAATGGGACAGGAACCCTGGATGTCAGCATTGACGAGGTCGGTGAAGACATTGTGCCTTATCCCCGCCGCATCAACCTGATTAAACAACTGGCCAAGAGTGTAATTATTGGCTGGGATCCTCCTGTGGTCCCACCAGGCTGGGGCTCCATCAGTGGCTACAATGTCTTGGTGGATAAAGAGGTTCGCATGAGTGTCCCCTACGGGGGCAGGACGAAATCGCTTATTGAAAAGCTCAATCTGGCCACCAACACCTACCGTATCTCTGTGCAGAGCATCACTGATCGCGGCCCGTCGGACGAGCTCCGGTGCACTCTGCTCGTGGGAAAGGATGTTGTGGTGGCACCTTACTATTTGCGGGTGGACAGCATCACACAGGTCTCTGCTGAGCTCTCTTGGATGCCAAGCAACAGCAACTACAGTCACACTATCTTCCTCAATGGTGCAGAGTATGACATGGTCAAGGCCGGAGGCTACAAGTACAAGTTCTTCAACCTGAAGCCCATGACAGTTTACAAGGTGAAAGTTGTGGCGCAGCCGCATCAGGTGCCTTGGCAGCTTCCGATGGAtcaaagagagaagagggaaatcTCGGTGGAGTTCTGCACTCAGCCTGCAG tgtgtgtgttgtgctccCCAGggccccctctccctccccaggAGGTGCAAGTCCAGTGTGGTCAGACTCCTGGGGTCCTGCAGATCAGATGGAAGCCGCCGACTCTGACACCTTCAGGAACCTCCAACGGGGCCAGTGTGATTGGCTATGCTGTGTGCACAAAGGGACAAAAG ATAGCAGAGGTCTTGTACCCCACAGCAGACTATGTGACCGTGGAGTTAAACAGGATTCAGTGTCTGGAGGCCAGGGAAGTCATTGTAAGGACGTTATCGACTCAAGGAGAGTCCCAGGACTCGCCAGTGGCCGTCATCCCGCACAATCTCTTGGGATCTCCACGTCTGTCCCACCGAACCACCGCACCTCCCCACCCTATCCCTCACCCGCAGTCCCACCCAGTGCACTCACAAACCCATCCTCCTTACCCATCGACGTACCCCCCAAATCACCCTCAGCCCCAGATGCAGCCTCTGCCTCGAGCCCAGCCCCACACGCTGCCCCACGCACAGCCACACTCACAGCCCGTCTGtcacccacctcctcctcctcctcattcccAGCCTCATTTCCAGTGCCACCCCATGCCCAAGTCCAAGACGTTAGTAAGTGCCAGAGAGCCAGAAACCAAAGAGCATGAGGTGGGCCTGCGGCCAGCCCAGCCCTGGGAGCGCTCCCCCTCTCCGCTGCCTCCCATGCGCGGATCTAACTTAGAGCCGCCGCACTTCCAGCCACGGCGATCGCCCTCTCCACAGAGGATCCTGCCGCAGCCTCAGGGAGTCCCCATCCCCAACACCATCGCCAAGGCCATGGCCAGGGAAGCTGCCCAGAGAGTGTTTGCCGAGGGTAACCGG GTTGAGAAAAGGAATATCTTTAGTGAACGAGGTAACGCCTTGCATCCACTCAACtcggatgaggaggaggatggctACGACTCTCCTCAtgcgaggaggagaggagcctCGGTGGATGAATTCCTCAGAGGCTCAGAGTTGGGCAGACAG CACCATCATTACCACTACAGCCACAGTGAGGAGTACCACACGGAGAGCAGCCGGGGTTCTGACCTGTCTGACATAatggaggaggacgaggaagatCTTTACTCTGAGATGCAACTAGAGGAGGGCCGCAGGCGCAGTATCAACTCTCACAACACTCTTAAG ATCATTGGGAACTCACCATCACATGGAAGCGCCGATCGTCTGGACCACTCAGGGAGGAGGCCGGTTCACATCGGCACCCCCCCTCAGCGACGACCCATTCCATCCATTG AGATCACCATGGACAGTAacagtgaggggagtgaggggaACCTCTCACCCGTCAAGGAGGATGTTTACTATGGCAGTGTAGCTCGGCGCAGGATATGGCGATCTATGTCCTCAGAGGATCAATATG ACGGCTATGGCGGTCGCAGGCACGGGCGGGGACGGCGTTCCCCGGATTACTATGAGGAATCAGAGCCAGAGGAGCTGACCCGTGTGTTTGTGGCTCTGTTTGACTATGACCCCCTGTCCATGTCTCCCAAccctgatgctgctgatgaggaGCTGCCATTCAAGGAGGGCCAGATCATCAAG GTGTTTGGGAATAAAGATACGGATGGCTTCTACAGGGCGGAGATTCGAGAACGAGTGGGTCTGATCCCCTGTAACATGGTCTCTGAGATCCAAACAGAGGACGATGAGATGATGGACCAACTCCTTAAACAGGGCTTCCTGCCACTCAACACTCCTGTGGAGAAGTTAG AGAGGAACAGGCGGAGCGGCCGTCAACACCCGATGTCAACACGGAGAATGGTCGCCCTGTACGACTACGACCCCAGAGAGAGCTCCCCTAACGTTGATGTAGAG GCTGAACTGACTTTCTGTGCCGGTGACGTCATCACAGTTTTTGGTGAAATAGATGAAGATGGCTTTTACTAT GGCGAGCTCAATGGACACAAAGGACTTGTTCCTTCCAACTTTCTAGAAGAAGTGCCTGATGATGTAGAGGTTTTTCTCACTGACTCACCATCTCGATACCCCCAGGACAATCCAGCACGGATAAAGACCAAAAGG GTTCCATTGGAAAAATCGGGTCCGCCCAGAAGAGCAGCCTCTCCCACAGTGCGTCCACACATCCCTGGCTCTGGCCCTGCCACCGTGGGGCCCGGCAGTCCCATCAGGGCCCCAGTGGACATGTACTCCTCCAAAAAGAGAAAGGGACTGCTCTCCAAAGGGAAGAAACTATTGCAAAGACTTGGCGCTGTAAAATAA